GGAAGAAGTCTAATGAAGGGTGAATGTACGTGTTCCATGTCTTGGAGGAATACCCTATGCTGACATGTTAAAACCTGATTTTGACAACATatgtaaaaactgttttaacaACCGTGGAAGTGCTTTTCATACTGAGAACAAGAGGCTGTGaatgtatggaacaagctactcagccatgttgtaGCCGATACCCTGTTTtctaacaaaattatttttgcctCCCAAGCCAGCTAGGTGGTACGAATGGGCCCCTCGGCCTGTACTTAAGAACATGGTTTCTCTTGTTATAAGTTattccttacacttgtatagcgctttcctggacactccttTACGGATAATGGCGAACCCCTTCATCAAACCCccgtgtagccccacctggacgaAGTGACAGCAGACACAGTCCACCAGTGTACTCTCCCCACCACACCTGcagtgggggggagagcagagtgatgaagccagttcagagaggggccatgcttggtaaaggccagggggaaatcccCAGTCATTTCAGTTCTTGTTTAGTCATGAATGTAACAATCTTGCTTCATCTTTGACTTCCTTGTCTAGCCTGTGGTATGCAAAACACTACTTTACCCTTTAGGTTGTGATGTTCCTTTCTTGatttgtgtctgtactgtagtgtACACTTACTGGATCCTCACTCATACACATTTtctataaaatattattctcCCTTACTTTCCTAAATTAACCTTTTGGGATGTTTTTCAGCTATTGCTTTACTCCATTCTGGGATTTTGGTCTGTGCTTCAAGCAGAATTGTAAAAGTGCCCTCCATTTGTCACTGAATCCACCTCTGCACATCTCTCCTCTTTTGCAAACCTTAACTTTCCTTTCCTCCAAAATCAAATTTACATCCAATAAGCTATTGCTTTGGATGCCCCAGGGGTAGCTCTGAAATTCAGCTTTGAGTGGGGAAAAGCACATTTGCCAAGCTACCTAAATAAGGGGTAATACTGATGCAGAGCTCAGCACAAAACCTGAGCAGATAGGTCCTTAGGAGTAGGATTAGGTTACGCTCAAGTGATTCACTGATATACTGCATATTCTTTCCAGTTTGTGCTCTATCGAAAAGCCGTTAGACATGGTTACAATTTCTTATTTCAGTTTCTAATATCCCTTGCAGTACTTCCCAGTTGCTGCGGGGGAAGTTGGACACTCACATGATGACTAAGTCTTCCTTTAAACTGTCTTGGTTTCCTTATACAAGACTGATCCAGACATACTGAGTAAGTTTCTTGATGTCGCCACTGAAGCTTTCACTGGCTGTGTTTGGGTACTTTACATTTTACAGTGTCACGATCAAAactttccaaaataaatatGGAAAAGGAGGAAAGGCAACTGCTGCTTAAAAAGCCTCGGCTTGAAAAACTGTATAATTTAACATTTCTCAAACTGACAAGGAGTGAGTTCCAGAGCTGTAGACGAAGACAATGGAATGTGCACGCCCTGAGACTCTTGCACCTAAGGCCTCAGCAGAGTGTAGGACCTTTCTTGGTACATAGGCTGTAAAGAGATGCTCATGATTTGGGGTGTAGGGCTTTAAAAGTGTaaactttttaaatgaatgtgcTGGGTAATTGGAATGCATGGAAGTTGTCCGAATTGGGGGTGATGTGGTCATGAATTGAATATGTTAGATGAATTGAGTTTTTGGACCATTTGAAATTttaagtagtagtagtagtggcTTCTACcctcaaatgttttttataaactGTATTTCTAAAACAAGCTAATTGAAGTAAATCAATATTAGTGCgatttcccccccccccccccccccaacccccgATTCCATTTGGATGCCTTAGCCCAGCAGGTCCGTTTCCCAGGGATTTTCATGTGGTCTATTATAGGTATATATATTGTAGGGAGTTCATTGCACCTGTGCCCAAGTCTCAGTGCATGGTTTGTTTAGCTGGCATTTTACTTCTTTCTGTTCTCTTCAGTAATCTACTTTGTCCACCTACAGTGCAAATTTCTTTGGCCTCACTGAGACAACACTAAAGACTGTACATCTATAGAGTATGGAATACTTTCAGTGGATTTTacattcaaatacatttaatgtaTTCTAACTAGTTCACAAACACAAGACTCAAGTGTGAAGCATACAATTTTAGGGAGGTGCCCACATATACCATGTAGATTGTGCGGTCGATACAATGCTCTGAAGTGGCAATATTGGCAGCCCATATAGTATATCAGCCCCACTGAAAAGGAGAAGCAAATAAGATACAAGTAGAAAGGAAAAgggtattactgtatgtaaaccacACAAATAAATAGAACATTCCAACTTTTTCTTCCTGTTCCTATTTCTGTGTGAACCTCTCTGTCAGTCTCTTCTGACAACTCAGAAGGAGAGTTGAGCATCTGGCTGTATTGCTCCATCTGCTCTCTTCTGTTGTCAGTGCGTGTGTATCGATTGGTCTTAATGTCGGAAGAGGTTATGTATTCCTCTGTGACTTTTTCTAAGAACTGCAGTCGTGGAACACCGGGTGAGTCTCAATGCAGTGTCGCTGTAGTGTTCAGTCATTGTTTAAATCCCTCTGTATTACcttctgtgtgtgtggaatGGTCTGCATCATCCTTTTTCAGTCTGCAGGCAGTGTTCATTTGCTGAAGCATCTGTATGAATTTCTCTTTCCTTCAGTCCTTGTGTGCTGCTGGCTCTGCCCATTTCCTCTCTTCTCCTACAGACAAGCCTAGGCTGACAAGTAACTAATTGTTCCTCTGTGTGGTAAATGTAAGCTTCTAGCACTTTTTTGCATTAGCCAGCTAAGTTTTAAAAGTCTCAGTAGTGTAGCTATTGTGCGCAGAAATGTTCAAGTTTGCCTATTGTACAATGTTTCCTAACGTGTGATTTCTCAAAGACGTGTGCACACTGCTATGGTGACAGCTATCCAGGAAAGAGAAGACAGACATCCTGTCTGTTActtcccttttttaaaaggaaattacCGTATAAAAAGCATAACACTCAATTTATTGCAATAATAAGCAATTGAAAACGGCAATACAACACCATCCGTGGGCCCTGGAGTTTTTACAGAAAGTGAAGAAAGGCACAATACCACTGTTAGTAATCCTCTTCTCTAGCTCTTAAGTGTGTGAATATGCATTTAGTATACCGTTCAGCTATACTGTTTCATGAATATGAATTCTACGTCAGCTACTCATAAGTAAATGCGTTACTCGCAAGAATTTAAATTGACCCTTGTTGAAGTACAACTGAGTTCTCGGTCGGCAATGTAGAAAATTGGGTTACTTATCTAGATATGGATTTGTATTTCCCGGGGCATGGACACGAGACCAGCTggcaggctctgttgcagctcGGTGCCAACCCAGTCCTGGTGTAGTTCCGAGTCGCAGAAAGAAGGAAGTAGAAAAAGTCTGTCAacttattcaggttgtcgacaagAGTCCAAACGTATACTTCGATGATGAAGTGAAGCATCCGCTTTGGCCGTTAGAgtttcacgaggcctgctgcagGCTAGACCTCAGAATCAAAATTCGTAGGTAAGGGTGTTCCCCGGGCTGATGCTTTTCTGAAACAAGCTTCCAGTCCCTGTACAGACAACACTggccgtcacgtgattgtctctgagggtaTGTGGAGGTGGCCAGAAGTTCTGAGCTCTGCAGTGTCTTTTTACCCAGAGCAAAGACAGGTGATTGGTTGAGAGCATTTGAGCGTTTGAGACCTACGTGGGGTTACCACGCCCTGtaggttcctgattggttggtaaACAGTAGGAAAGAGTAACATTGACCTGTTGACCCTGGGACCATAAACTAGGTGTTTGTAAGGATCCGAGTGGGCCTTACAAACATCCTGGTGCCAGGAATAACCCATCCATTATGATAGCCAGGCAGGGCTATgcgcatccccatttgggagctgctaCTCATCGGAATGAAAGCACTTTAAAAcagaaagctacagtacatgaatagcttctctgtggctgctccACAGAGATGAgtaagagagatggggcctcattaaggaaagcacagcaacgcttaattctgtcttattaataagcattgccgcttCACAGGTAATCAATGACATTAGTATAGAGATGGTCATAACATGGCTGACGTTCTGTTGTCTGGGTGACTGGAGGCTTCTTTAAGTATTGATGTGTAAGCACCTCAAAGGGATGTTAGATTACAATAATCTTAAGGTGATCAATTAAGGTGACCTTCAGCATCTGCTAGGGTCGAAAATCTGCAACCCACATTGTGATgttacagtccaaagacatcctggtaggttagttggcctctgggaaatttggccctggtATAAGTGTATGTGTGCCTGTCAGCCATTTGATGGACAgatatcccatccagggtgtaccctgtttTGAACCTACTGCTGGCTGGTGTATGTTCTGGATCTAACACTACCATGGATAGGAAGAAGCACATGGAAAACGGCTGGATCTCAAAATGGTACACCACATACCAAGAACTCAGGACCAGAAGAAAAGTTATAATAGTGAAGGGATAGCTCTTATCAATAATCAATGCAGCTCACAAAAAAACACGAAAGCTTCTAGTATCAAGTcattggtacagtacattgctgtaCCCTGATAAGAGCTGTTTCTGTGCTCTGCTGTTGGGATGTGGACAGAAATGGCTCAAAGCCTTCTAACACTCTTGGGAAAGTCCTAGCTTGGTTGACCTTGAAGCCAACTTTGAAGACATTCCAATCAACTCAGTCTTAAGAACTCAGTCCACTACGgagatattttaaatatctcGTTCTCTCTCCATCAGTGAAACAGGATGAGGTGACCTATGCAGAGGTGAAGACTGCAAGAGCTCCATCAGCCCAGACAGCACCTCCTCCTGGAGCACCAGGtcagtcttttttttacttacaaTGAAATACGAAAGGTTTCCTTGCCAGATAAGCAGAGCTGGGAGGTGGGTGTAACTCCCTTCCACTACAGTTTTGAAATTTTTATTAATTCAACCCAGTTTGCATTCTGCAGTTTTGTTACCTTTTTAAATAACTAGCTCACTTTTTAGTAGCATAGTTTTAGACAGCTGTTTTCAAGCTACAAATTTGCATagtatttttaaacactttgtGGTTACTGTGTGGTTTCTAAAAGAAGTGTAGATCTTTCCATGGTGGTGGCCCACCAAGGGGAAAAGGTGCTCGACTTAAAAGCAAAGGGAACCTTCTGTGTCGTAAATGGCAGTCTTATCTCATATCAAAAAGCCCAATCTTGTAAAATgtctgagacaccttgcaggTCCATGTGTGTTTTATTGTCATACTCTGTCAACAACTATTAACTCTGTCAGACCTTCTTACTCGTCATCTTTCAGCCCAATGCTCAGAATGGGGAGGATGTTGGATCTTCTACAGCAGGATAGTTTTACACTCGCTTTCCAGTCAGAGAGGAagaggggatttttttttagaaagtggGAGTGAGTGGGCAGTGATGTCGGTTCTACTTGTCTTGAGGCTCATGCGTGTCCCTCTGCACCGTAAGAGTCAAACAGCAACtagcattttacatttttaagaccAGGTGCAACACAAATCAGAGATTAACAGGTTTTTAAGAGTCATGCTTACAGCTTTTTGGGATTTGAAACTTCTTGCATTAAGCAGGGGAATCAAATGCCCGGGTGCTTCATTAGAGAAGCCTGTTGCTAAAGTCTGGTTAAGTCAGTAAGTCAGCCACAGAGGTATATCCATTTCAAGTAAATTTAGGTTGCAAGTAATAGATGGAGCTGTCATTTAAGACTGTAGTAAATTTTATAACTGCAAAGGgacaagaaataggtttattccatgctgaaaagagaagaaagaaaatgcattgtttcagctgtggagccttcttcaggtgtgaggacgTGGGGACTTCCTCACatcctcacacccgaagaaggctccacggccgaaacgttgtgttttctttcttctcttttcagcatggaataaacctattacttgttcctttgcagcctacacatgctgacgcagctacccacctgaattttaTAACTGTCTAACTTATTAACTGTATAGATAACCTATGAAATATGATTTAGACTGTCATACCATGGGCAGGTGTTCTGAGCCTGTTGGATGCTCCTTAAAGTATTGCTGGGGAATACTGCAAAGGAATGTTGGATTACTTTATTCTTTCAATGCAAAAACGGGACCGTTCAATATCTGCTAGGGTCAGAAATGGTAATAGGCCATTAAATTAAAGGCCATTGAGGCCAACGCCACACATGAGCCTCAAAGGCTAGAGAATGCTAGAGATGCAAAGGTTCTCCAAGTTTTTATAAATTTGAACTGTGTACTAATGAGGACATCTAGAATCAGCTGTGGGGTCATTCAGTACCCTGACAAATCGGTTTCCGTATTTAGCCGTTGAGTAGATCCGGACATAAATGGCTCGAAAACATGTAACTCAAATGAATCTTCAAGACATGTCTACTGTAACACCTGGCTAAGCGAAGCATGAATCTGTTACTGATGATTTTCTGATCAACCCAGTCTAAAGAGCTCTCATTGCAGTCTTAAACCATCACCGCGATGGTATGAGTCTCTGTGTTAAATTCCTGGTTCTCTCTCGGTCAGGGAAACAGGATGAGGTGACCTATGAGAATGTGGGGACAGCTGGATCTGCCCCAGCACAGACAGCACTATCTCCTGAACAACCAGGTCAGTTATTTTTGTCTTATGAAATAGAAAAGGTTTCTTTGTCAGATAAGCAGAGCTGTGAGGTGGGTGTGACTTCCTTACAGTACAgtttaatattgtattaatgCACCAGGTCAGTTATAAGTCTTTTTTTTCAACAATGAATTTTGAAACTGTACTCAGATACAGAGAGCTGagttgtttgatttttttgtaatagcaaaatattggtatttttcaattttgtgcTGTATGACAGACCCTTCATCACTCAGCACAAATCCAGCAGCCTATTAAAGTAATTTTCCCCCTATTAAGTAAAAGGTGCCACATTGTTGGAACTATGCTGTGAGCATTTAGCAGTTAGACCTATACTGTAATTCAGTGGAATGTTTTTTACTTCAGTGTTTTGCATTCTCAATGATGTGGAGAGTCACAAATATTTTGTCTTTCTAGGTCCACATTCCAAAAAGGAATTTTGGATTCTGTGAAGTGTAATTCTGATATGCAATGGGCTTTTGGGAGAAATGAGTTTTTGAAGAGTAGTGACCTAGTTGCCAGTTTGGTTATCGTATGTCATCTTGTTTTCTGAAACAGTTTTTTGCATGACTTTATAGCTACCCCAGCAGAACTATCCAGGCTTGAGCCAGTCACATGCCAAGGGCATTGCATCTTGGGTAACTGTCAACATCAAATCTAGTACTCTATCACTTCTACAAGGAAAACCCATTGATTCCAGCACTGAGCCTTGTGGAACTCCACAAATAACCAAAAgcatttctcttgtttttgtGTCCACAGTGAAAGCTCCATCCATCCCTCTTCCTTACAGACTGGCTGCAGTTTGTCTGGGGCTCCTGTGTGCTGTCTTACTGATTGCTATCATAGTTCTGATATTCTTCTGTGAGTACTGTATAGCTGTTTTTAGATGAAGTTTGAGTTTTGATATTGTAGATTTATGCATGTGGTGTAGTTGTCTTGTATAGGTAAGAGACATGGATAGGTTGCAAACTTTGAAGTATATCCTATACACTTTTGGGTCACAGCCTGAACTAAATTCTGTGTGAGTCATGAGTCCACTTGAGTTATGATTTCTTTATTGCAATAAAGAAAGGAGAACGGACATAATTATCAGGTCAGTCATTCAGTTTCCAAAGGACAGTCCATGCTTTTATTCTTGAAGATGCAAAATGTTcattcaaaaacaatttttagGATTGAACAGTAACCATTTGTTACCATATAAGGTGTAAACAAGGTAAGTTAAGCAGTTAGGTCAGCCATGGACAATTAACCATGGCCCTAATTAGCTAGCACCCCTgttctttcatgttgctaaatcatggatcaggatacatgagttacacttCCACTTAAGACCTTGGAGAAACTTAGGCCAGCTGGAAATGCACAAAACAGTTCTTGCGGGTTTAATTGTTAACTTCTAATGGACATAGGCTCTTTCAGTGTGTTTtgataaaatgcatttctctcCACAGATAATGGCAATTCTCAGAATATCTCCAAGTTGGTGAAGGAACTGGATCACCTGAGAGTGAACTACAGCAACCTAACTGCAGCCCATAACGGATTAGAGGTGGACTTTAGAAACCTTACTGCAACCCATAACAAGTTACAGGAGGACTTCAGGAACCTGACTGTAAGCTACAGCAACCTGACTGGAATCAACGACAAGCTGCAGAACAAAACGGAAATCCTCCAGTCTCTGATTAGTAAGCTGAAAAAGCATTTTTCTGTGGAACAGTACTGCCCTGTCACAGACCAAAACACACTGGGTCAGCTGTCTTTATCCCATTCATTGTGTCCTTAGggtttccatgtactgtactgagaGTATCGGGAACACATTGATCACTTCACAAATCACTGCAGTTGCACTGCAGTAGTGTCCTGTTTTACCCACATTGGCTGTACCTTGTCAGACTTCTGcgatatatataatatactttGAATGCATTACTTGTTTGAAAGAAGTGCACTCTTATGTTTGTATTAGTGTGCTCTATTTCAGTGTAATTTCTTAATATTGTTGTCTAAATGTCAGCTAGTGTCTTCATTATGAGAGTCTTTGCTCCCCCTTTTGAAACCACAGGAACCCAAACTACAGCTTCAGTTCTGATATGAGCAGGTATAAATCCAAATATATAGCTCACAATATTTTAGATGTACTCATCACGGGGGATCAGAACTAGATCTGGGACTCTATCTGAACATCTACAGTGAAGAGATGTGCTGGGTGGATGCACTGTGCTGGAGAGAGAGATGAACTGATATGAGCTGTTGTCTGTTCTTACTCTACAGAAAAAGACTGTAGACCTTGTCCTTGGGGCTGGGAGCTCTTCAGCACCAAGTGTTACTACTTCTCTACTGATGCACTGAGCTGGAATTACAGTCGCACTGCCTGCAGGAAGCTGGGAGCTGATCTGGTGGTTATAAACAATAGAACTGAACAGGTAGGAGGCTGTGTTACTGTGCTGAAAAAATGCTGCCCTATGAGGCACAGACAAGATGCAGATACAAAACTAATGAAGGAATGGAACCCTGCACCAGGAGCCATGATTCTGAAACCAATTGGAGACCCTGAATCTTtttcttaatgattttttttctcagttgctactctaattatatttttttggggaaaaatccACACAGCTCGCCTtgcattcatactgtacatctgtgttCTGAAATCTGAGGCAATCCTTTACAACATGGCAGTTGTTCACTATTGTGAATATCTCTAGCTGAGTGTACGACAAACTGCAGTTTGTCCTGTCGCTCaggatcttttctttttttgtgtgtgtgaagaGGGAGGGGCACAGACCATGCAGCTTGTGGAATACATATTCAGCACTGGAAGCACTAGAGAGCAGAGTAAATCTGCTCTTCCTCCTTGGAAGGTTACAGCCCAGAGGAGCTCTTTCAGCCGGTCATATTCATGTGGTACAAGGAATCTTATAACTCCTGCTTCATCACTCTTTTGTTCAGGAGTTCATCCAGAAGCAGATTAAAGGAGGGGAATACTGGATGGGACTGAGTGATGCAGCTGCAGAGGGGACCTGGATCTGGGTGGACGGCACTCAACCCATTGAATGGTAAGAGCAGTGGTAGGTACTGGTGTTGAACTACATCTACTGGACagactgcagacacactgacctctAGACATTACTGGCCAGGTGTAGATCCTGCTGGTTCTGACAGGTGAAGGACAGCAATGGCGCCAGCAGTGTCCACTGTCAGCTGTACTGAAGGAAATGTAGTAGGTTTTCCAGTACCAGTGTCTGAGAAACTGATGAGCTGTGTGAGTGTTTATGTATGGTAAACCTATTACTACTGTTTCAGGTACTGGATGAAAAATCAGCCTGACGATTACGAAAATGAGGACTGTCTGGCTACTGCTACTCCTACTGCTGATCAGATTACTTCTTTGAACAACTGGAATGATAACAAATGTGAATTACCACTGCTCAGGATCTGTGAAGGCAGCTCCCTGCCCCTGTCTCCTTAGACTCTCCACTGTGTGCAGCCACTGCAGGATCCTAAGGTGTCGACTACAGCTGAGTGACCTGTCTGTGTCACTGACACACCTGCCCTGACACTCACTCTCATGGAggcaaaaaaaggtttaaatcaTGAATCTCTTCTTCCAATGACATTCTGCGTTTTACACATGAGGGATCAACTTCCTGGAGAAATATGATCACCACTattattaaatacttttttaacattttgtatatatatattcatatttttcccttgctatactgtatatcatttattTGACAAAATTCTTCAATAGTAGAAGAAACGCAAATATCTGGGCTGGGCTGGATGAATCCGCAAGGAGCCAGAGGTGTATCATCATTAATGTTAGTATGTTTGATGCTTATGTActattttctaatttataataatgtttCCTATCTTTAATGCTAGTATGTTAGACAATTATGTCTGCTATTAAACCTTCCTATATCTGCAATATAGAATGCTGTTAACTGATGCCTGTAGGCCTAATTGATAATTGATCGAAGGGGTTGTAACATATTGTAATTCAGTAGAagagttatttttatttgaagggTTTCCGTACTTTACCTTTATTTatcgtttcctttttttcttttatacatTACAGTCAGTCTGAATTAAGGACGTTTATCTTAAATCTCTACTTATCTTGAATCATTTTTAATGAAGTCT
This DNA window, taken from Lepisosteus oculatus isolate fLepOcu1 chromosome 23, fLepOcu1.hap2, whole genome shotgun sequence, encodes the following:
- the LOC102686181 gene encoding CD209 antigen-like protein B isoform X2, coding for MSEEVMYSSVTFSKNCSRGTPVKQDEVTYAEVKTARAPSAQTAPPPGAPGKQDEVTYENVGTAGSAPAQTALSPEQPVKAPSIPLPYRLAAVCLGLLCAVLLIAIIVLIFFYNGNSQNISKLVKELDHLRVNYSNLTAAHNGLEVDFRNLTATHNKLQEDFRNLTVSYSNLTGINDKLQNKTEILQSLISKLKKHFSVEQYCPVTDQNTLEKDCRPCPWGWELFSTKCYYFSTDALSWNYSRTACRKLGADLVVINNRTEQEFIQKQIKGGEYWMGLSDAAAEGTWIWVDGTQPIEWYWMKNQPDDYENEDCLATATPTADQITSLNNWNDNKCELPLLRICEGSSLPLSP
- the LOC102686181 gene encoding CD209 antigen-like protein B isoform X3 is translated as MKQDEVTYAEVKTARAPSAQTAPPPGAPGKQDEVTYENVGTAGSAPAQTALSPEQPATPAELSRLEPVTCQGHCILVKAPSIPLPYRLAAVCLGLLCAVLLIAIIVLIFFYNGNSQNISKLVKELDHLRVNYSNLTAAHNGLEVDFRNLTATHNKLQEDFRNLTVSYSNLTGINDKLQNKTEILQSLISKLKKHFSVEQYCPVTDQNTLEKDCRPCPWGWELFSTKCYYFSTDALSWNYSRTACRKLGADLVVINNRTEQEFIQKQIKGGEYWMGLSDAAAEGTWIWVDGTQPIEWYWMKNQPDDYENEDCLATATPTADQITSLNNWNDNKCELPLLRICEGSSLPLSP
- the LOC102686181 gene encoding asialoglycoprotein receptor 2-like isoform X4 translates to MSEEVMYSSVTFSKNCSRGTPVKQDEVTYAEVKTARAPSAQTAPPPGAPGKQDEVTYENVGTAGSAPAQTALSPEQPATPAELSRLEPVTCQGHCILVKAPSIPLPYRLAAVCLGLLCAVLLIAIIVLIFFYNGNSQNISKLVKELDHLRVNYSNLTAAHNGLEVDFRNLTATHNKLQEDFRNLTVSYSNLTGINDKLQNKTEILQSLIKKDCRPCPWGWELFSTKCYYFSTDALSWNYSRTACRKLGADLVVINNRTEQEFIQKQIKGGEYWMGLSDAAAEGTWIWVDGTQPIEWYWMKNQPDDYENEDCLATATPTADQITSLNNWNDNKCELPLLRICEGSSLPLSP
- the LOC102686181 gene encoding CD209 antigen-like protein B isoform X1, with translation MSEEVMYSSVTFSKNCSRGTPVKQDEVTYAEVKTARAPSAQTAPPPGAPGKQDEVTYENVGTAGSAPAQTALSPEQPATPAELSRLEPVTCQGHCILVKAPSIPLPYRLAAVCLGLLCAVLLIAIIVLIFFYNGNSQNISKLVKELDHLRVNYSNLTAAHNGLEVDFRNLTATHNKLQEDFRNLTVSYSNLTGINDKLQNKTEILQSLISKLKKHFSVEQYCPVTDQNTLEKDCRPCPWGWELFSTKCYYFSTDALSWNYSRTACRKLGADLVVINNRTEQEFIQKQIKGGEYWMGLSDAAAEGTWIWVDGTQPIEWYWMKNQPDDYENEDCLATATPTADQITSLNNWNDNKCELPLLRICEGSSLPLSP